CTATGCTGGGCTTCCGGGGAGCTTCCCGTTACTATCATCCAGCCTACCGGCCTGCGTTTGCATTGGAGTGTGCCGCCGTACGCCGTGTGCGGGAAGACATGGGGCTGACGAATGTGAAGGTAATGATCCCATTCTGTCGCACCGTGGAAGAGGGAAAAAAGGTACTGGCAGTAATGCAGGAATGTGGGTTAAAGAGAGGCGACAACGGACTGGAAGTATACGTGATGGCGGAGATACCTTCCAACGTGCTGCTGGCAGAAAAGTTCGCCGGTATTTTCGATGGGTTTTCCATCGGTTCAAATGATCTTACACAGCTGACACTCGGAATAGACCGGGATGCGGCGATGGTCGCAGGGCTTTTCAACGAGGAAGATCCGGCGGTGGAAGTGATGCTGAAGCACGTCATTAAAAAGGCAAATAAGATGAAACGGCATATCGGACTGTGTGGTCAGGCTGCAAGCGACCTGCCTGCTTTTGCCGGTCTGTTGGTGAGAAGCGGTATCAATAGTATTTCTTTCAATCCGGACGCGGCGCTGAAAGGTATTCATAACATCGTTGAAGCGGAGCAGCGTCTCAGCAAAGACCTGCTGTTGCTCTGACAAATAGCTGATCCCGGGGCGAGTTGTTTAATTGGAGAGATCTGCAAGTTTCCGGGCGTTCGTGACATAAATGAAACCTTCTTTGATATCGAGGAGTTTCTCATTTCTGAAGTCGCCTACTGTTCTTATCAGGGACTCCTTGGCAACGCCGGCAACGGCTGCCAGGTTTTCCCTGCTGATGTCAATACCGAATCCATCTATGCCGGAAGGGTTATATTTTCTGCAGACGCTGAGGATCGCGTCTGCTACTTTCTTACGCAATGAATTATAGGCAATGCCCAGGAGCAGTGTTTCCTTCTCTGCAATATTATTGGCAAGTAATTTAATAAAGCGCTGCACTACCTGTGGGTTTGAGCCTGTCAGCTCGTCGAAGTCCTTCCGGGGTATAATGGCGAGTTCCGTATCGTCCATTGTTTCGGCATTTTCTTTATAGGTCGTATCTTCCAGCAGCGGCGCATAACCAAAGAAGTCGCCGGTGCTGTAGAGGCCTGTTATGAGTTCTTTTCCTTCATCATTTCTTTTATAGGCTTTCACTTTTCCCTTAATGATATAAAACAGGCAGGACGGATGATTGCCTTCCTGGTACACGCACTGTTTCTTTTTGTGCTTCATGATATTGCGACCTTCTTTCAGGGCGCTAATGGACTGCTCTGCAGATACCATATTGAGCAGGGAGTCTACGCCGTTAATGCCCTGCAGAGAGGTTTCTTTCAGGGTGGCTGCTTTTTTCAGTCTGCTTTCTATGGAATTGAGTAATTCTACCGGGTCAAAGGGCTTGGTGATGTAATCGTCTGCTCCCATGTCCATTCCTTTCCGGATATCGGACCGTTCTGTCCGCGCGGTAAGAAAGATGAAAGGGACCGTTCTGAGGTCCGGCTTTTTGCCAATCAGGTGCAGGACCCCGAATCCATCCAGTCCCGGCATGGTCAGATCGCAGATAATTAGTTCGGGTTTGTGCGCTTCCGCCAGTTGCACTCCGGATTTCCCATCCGCAGCGGTCAGTACTTTATAGTTGGCAAGCTCCAGTATCTCAGCGGTGTTCTCCCTTACGTCAGCATTATCCTCGATGAGTAAAATCGTAGTCATGTGCTTTTTTTTAACGGATGTTATATGGAGTATTAATATAATGTAGCGTTGTTGCAGTGCGGCTTATATGACGTGTTATTCAAATATACGTAAAAAAGTGAAAATTTTGAATAATTGTGCCAGATCATCATTTACTGCCAGGACAGTGATGACGATCACTATAATGCTTGAGGAACATCATTTGTTGTTTTTTATCCGGGGAGTAATTTAGTACTGTTAAATATTCATTTTACCAGCAATAAAAACAAGGAGGTAATTATGTCTACGAATTTAGCAAAAACAAGCCCACTGTTCCCCGCATTTTTTGACGATATGTTTAAACCCTGGAAAGATCTTTTTGATACCAATGGTGGCCGCTCATGGACAGCGACCGTACCCGCCGTCAATGTAACGGAAGAGAAGGATGCCTTTAAGCTGTCACTGGCCGCTCCGGGTATGCGCAAAGAAGACTTCAATGTGGATGTGGAGGGAGATATGCTCACTATCAGTGCTGAAAAGGAAGAAAAGAAGGAATCCAGCGACGAGAAGGTGAGCAGGGAGGAATATAATTACTCCAGCTTTAGCCGTAGTTTCCGTCTTCCTGAGACGGTAAAGCGGGATAGTATTGGCGCCCTCTATCAGGATGGCGTGTTGAAAGTCACGCTGCCTAAAAAAGAAGAGGCCCGTAAAAACGGAGAGACAAAGAAAATTGATGTGCATTGACTGTTTATCCGCCGGAATTCTTTCCGGAGGTGTTTTCATCATAGAAAAAAGATAGCGATTACGGTCGCTATCTTTTTTATTTATACCTAAAAACCCGGAATTATGGATGAGTGATGAACAGCGGACCTTTCATTTTCTTCAGGATATTATCGGCACTGCTATCATCAAAGAAGCGGGACAGTTTGCTTCTTCCATATGCGCCAAAAGTGCTGATATAGTCTGACTTGTTTTCGAGGTAGGCCGCCAGTATATCGTCCGCAGGACCGGAAAAGATCTTGAACTCTACCTTATTACTGTAGCCTGCAAGATATTCTCTCAGCAGGTCCTCGTGCGGCATGGTACTATGTCCTTTTTCACATACATACACAACGCTGCAGTCCTTTGCTACCAGTGCAGGGAAGATGGCCGTAAATGCCCTGATGGCATACATGGATGAATAGGTGCCGTTATAGGAGAACACAACCCCTTTGGGGACGGTGAGGCTATCGGGGATGACCAGTACCGGACACTGGGCTGCCGCCAGCATGTCTTTAACAAAGCTCGTAGGATTGGTGTCAAAGAGAAATGGGAAGGAGGTGTCTTTACTTACCAGCAGCAGGTCGGCGAAACGGCTTTCAAGGATGGTCTCTTCTGCCGCTGATCCGGAATCGTTCCGTATGGTACAGGTGATATTCCGTTCCCTGCAGATGTTGGTCAGTGTGGCGGTATTTTCCCTGATGATCTTTTTCTTTTCTTCAGCAGCCTTTATCACAATTTCATAGGTATGGGCAGGCACACCTTCTGCGAAGTCCGGCGCCATCAGCTGGTTGAGGCTATTGATATCTTCCAGCATGATGATCGTTAGTTTGCTTCTGAACATGCCGGATACATATTCAATGGCATCCAGCTGTTCTTCTTTAAAGTTTACAGCATCAATAACAGCTAATATCTTTTTCATAACATATAGATTTTGTATACTTATATATCACAAAGCTATTGTCCTGCCGGCTCAATCCCAATGATAGCGGCAGGAAGAAAGGTAGTTGTTGTTATCTGTTCGTATGACGTTGATCATGCCCATTTTATAAAGGGCATGTCAGTATGGTAGAGAAGAAAGTGATTCTTTGCATAGAGCCGGAAGGTATAATTATACTCTCCGCTGAGCCGGAGCGGAATGTCGGCAGCGAGCGTCAGTTCCTGTCCATGCTGGCAGCAGGCCAGTAATTCCTGTTTGAAGAAACGCGCCTGGCTGCCATGTTTAGGCGTAAAGAGTACTTCTGCTCCGATGTCATCTACAGTAAGCGATCCTATGTCAGCCACGACGGAAACGGGCATTTTGCCGCCTGCTGTTGCGGTGAATGGTACGCTTTTATCCTGGCCTACATTGACGATGTGGACGTTGTCCCAGCAGTCGCGGACCTTTTCCTTCCATACGGCGAGCGACCTGGCACACGCGTAGTTATTGTTCCTCATGATCAGTCCGCGTTCTGCCAGTTTTTTGTAATACTGGCCGTACTGCTCCATCATACGGTTCATGCACAGCGCCTGACCCGAAAGCGCGATACCATTTTTTATTTTCTGTACCCACTCAGATGGGATACCTTTTTCATTGCGCCTGAAAAATAGCGGAATGATCTCATGATACAGCATACTATATACCTGTGCAGCATCTATCTCGTTCTGCTTTTCTTCTTCTTTGTAGAGGTATTCATATGTCAATGCCCAGCCGGATGCTGCATCATAATGTTCTGCCCACCATCCATCAGGTGTACTGAACTGGAGTACGCCGTTCATCAGTGCTTTCATGCCACTGGTGCCACATGCTTCCCTGTTCCTCACGGGCAGATTTAACCAGAGATCTGTGCCCTGCACAAGTAGCCGCGAGATGTCGAGGTCATAGTCTTCCAGGAAAAGGATATGCGGATTTTCTGTATGGTTGATCACCTGTTGCAGCATGTTCAGACCGGCTGCATCATCCGGGTGTGCTTTACCAGAAAAAAGGAACACAACCGGCCGTTGGTCATCGAGTATTTTTTTAAGTTGTTCCCAGTGGTGAAATAGTAATGTAGACCTTTTATACGGTGTAAACCTGCGCGCAAATCCGATAAACATCGTATCAGGCTGAAGCAGTGCCATAACACCCGCTACTTTTTCAGGGGAGGAATGGTGTTGTGCCAGTTGTTTCATTAGCAGCTGTCTGATGGCTGCAATATTCCTCTTCTTTATCTGTTGCCTGACAGACCAGACCTTTTCTTCTGGGATGTGCTGGATATGTTCCCAGTCACCTTTGCCCGTCGTCATATCAATACCGCATCCGGCAAGAATAGTTTTCCATTCCGGTGCTAACCAGGAGGGAAGATGTATACCGTTAGTGACATAACTGACAGGCAGTTCTGCCGTTTGGTAGTCAGGCCATACTGACTGGAGTAATTTACCGGAAACGTCGCGGTGTTTACGGCTGACGGCATTGATCTCCTGTGCTGTTCTGGCCGCGAGATAAAACATGGAAAAGTCTTCCTGTGGCTGTCGTGTATCTTTGCTGCCAAGCGCCATGAACTCCTGCCAGCTGATATAACAGGAAGCTGTCAGACTGGAAAAGTAGGGGCGTAGCATCGTTTCGGGAAAGGAATCCATTGCTGCCGGAACAGATGTATGTGTGGTGAACAGCTGTGATGCTTTCACCACTTCATAGGCACTTTCCAGTGAGAGCTGGTGCTGTAGTATGAGTTGTGCTATACGTTCTATGGCCATGAATCCGGCATGGCCTTCGTTACAATGGTAGACATCAGTGGTCACACCTAAAGCGGTCAGCAGCCTGATACCACCCATTCCAAGAATGATCTCCTGTTGTAACCGGAGTTCTTTATCTGACGGATAGAGCCTTGAGGTGATCTGCCTGTCGGCGGCTGTATTTTTTGATACATCTGTATCGATCAGGTACAGGGGTACTTTTCCAATCTGCATTTTCCATACCTGCGCGTAGACTGTTCGCCCGGGAAAACTGAAGTGCAGGAACAGCTGATCGCCTTTCGCATCTCTCACCTGTTCAAACGGGAGATGGGAGGGATCGAGGTGTTCCGGGGAGGCGATCTGTTTTCCGTCATCGGAAAATTGCTGCCGGAAGTACCCATGGCGATAGAACAGCCCGATACCGATACATCGTACGCCCATGTCACTGGCGGTCTTGAGGAAATCTCCCGCCAGTACGCCCAGCCCGCCCGAATAGATCCTGCAGGCTGCATGGATGGCGTACTCCATGCAGAAATAGGCGACATTGGGGCCGTCCTGTTGTGGCGTATGCATATACAGATCGAAGGCCTTTTCCTGTTGCCGCATATCGTTCAGGAAATCATGGTTCCGGGTCAGTGCATCCAGTTGCTCATAGCTCAGGTTGTGTAGCATCCGGAGGGGATCTTCCCGGCATTGTTCCCACAGCATTGGATCAATTTGCTGAAACAGTGCACCGGCGTCGGAATGCCAGCTCCACCAGAGGTTTTTACTGAGTCTTAACAACGGTGCAAGCGCTGATGGAAAGGACGCTGAGATATTGATTTCATGCCATGTGGCGCTGGCGTTGTTATTCGTCTGTATTTGCAGAGGGGTGGCCTGTGGCTTGTCATGGTACAGTCCTTCCCGCTTCCTGCTTTTATGCAGGGCAAAGTTGTAGGCTTCCAGGTATTTTTCCAGCAATGTTTCCCAGCGGAAATGAGCGGCGATCATGCCGGCATTTTCACGCAGGTCGTTGACCATAGCCGGTGATCGTTGCAGGAATGACATGATATGCGCTGAAATATTCAATGCTGTATCGTGCACATTACTGCGGTCCAGGATAGTGATCGCCATCCTGGTTTCGGCAGGCAGTTCGCTGGCGGCCTGTCCGAATCCGGAAAGGGAAGTGGTCAGTGCAGGAACGTGAAAGGCGAGTGATTCGAGGGGGGGGTAGCCCCATGGCTCATAGCAGGAAGGGAATATGGCAAGGTCAAAACCGGGCAGCAATTCGTAGTAGCTGAGATTGAAAATACCGTCGTTACCGTTCAGGTAAACGGGCGCATAGATCACTTTTACCCGGTCATCTGGTGTATTGTTCAGTTGTTTTTCCTGCAGGCTCCTGAAGATAGCATCTTTATCAGGTGCATAGAGGTAATGGGTCAGGAGGTGATCTCCGAAACCTGGTACAGCATGTTCGTTGATATGCCCGGTATTGGCAGCAGGGATGAAGATAAAGGCGATCACCGTCCGCGGCAGTGTCTGCGTTTTTAACGCTGCCAGTGCCTCAATGAAGACATCTATTCCCTTATTATGGAATTCATATCGTCCGCTTTTTAAGACCAGCAGACAGTCATCCGGCAATGTTTGCTGCATGACACGACCAGCGGCCGTTAGGAGCGTGCGCCGCGCTGTGTGCCGTTGTTGTTCCAGGTTGGTAGCCAGTGCCAGGTCAAATCCATTGGGTGTTATAAAGTCCGGATATCTTCCCAGAAAGGATTTGCACTCTCTGGCGGTGGTTTCGCTGACGCAGGTAAAACAGTCAGCGATGGATGCGGCTGACTGTTCCAGGGAATGTTTGGAGGTCACATTATAGCTGGCAGCTACGGAAGCGGGGCTACCGTGGCCAGATAGCGGCTGTCCGGCACCTGACAGTGTTCTTCCCAGTACCGTGGCGTGTGTCGTAAATATGGTCGCTATCTGCGGTGCATGCTCTTCCAGGTAGAGGATGCCTGTGCCGGTCATCCATTCATGGAACTGGGCGACGATATGCTCACTGGCATTTATATGTGGCTGGTACAGGCTTTCGATGATCTGCCCTGCGGCATAGCCGAAAAGGGCCGGGTCAATGTAGTCCCACTGGCCAGACAGGGAATCCAGGCGATAGGTATTCCAGAGGTGTGCCAGTATATCGTCTTTACTGGGATATAAACTGGTAAAATCAACGAGGATGACCAGCGGTGTTCCGGGAATATTCCAGCGGCCTGTTTTGATCCTCCAGCCTTCGGCGGCCATCTTGTCCCGCCATACCGGAAAGAGGGATCTGTCTTCTGTAAAAGAAGCCGCCTGTCCATTCCCGTTCAGTAGGTCCGGACCGATAAGTATATAACGATCCTTCAGGTTTTCCTGGAGGATGCCGGCTTTTGTGCTCACAACGGTATGGATGCCTCCGACCTTGTTACATACTTCCCAGCTTATTTCGAACAGGTGATCCGGGGTCAGGTATTCGTTTCCGGCTGTGTCCATGTCAGTGATGTTTCATGTTGGTGATGAATAGTAATATTGACGGATGGTTTGTATTTAAACCCGGAAATTAATTCGCCCATTCTCAGCAGTTCCGCGACACTCCATGCCTGGGCAACTGCTCCACGGGCGGTATGAGGAAAGTCGCCGTCAAATATTTCCGCGATGGTGTTCAGGCAATACTCATCGAGCGCATAGGTAAATCCGTCATAGATCTTCTCAAGGAATGGCAAGGCCACTGGTCCGTCTGTCTTGAGCAGGGCTTCTGTAAAGTGCCCCAGTAACCATGGCCAGACGGTACCCTGATGGTAAGCCCTGTCCCTGGATACCTGATCTCCTGTATAGGAAGCGATATAGGATGGGTCGGACGGCGCCAGTGTTCTCAATCCTCTGGTAGTGAGAAGGTCCATCCTGATCCTGTTTATAACATCGCGTCGTTGTGATGGTGACAGCGGGGAGAAAGGCAGTGATACTGCGAACAACTGGTTGGGTCTTACGGACCAGTCCTTGTTGTCAGCAAATACACAGTCGGCGAGATATCTTTTTTCGTTGCTCCAGAATGCATTGGCGAAGGATTGGGCAATTTCCTCCGGATATGATTCCCAGGTATCTGTGAAGGAAGCGTCCTTTGCATAGAAGGCCACTTTCAGGCAGAAACACACCGCATTGTACCATAATGCGTTAATTTCGACTGCCTTGCCGTTACGTGGTGTGACGGGCGATCCGTGCACGATGGCGTCCATCCAGGTAAGTGCAGTATTCGTTGTGCCGGCTATGATCAGCCTATCAGCATCCATGTGTATGTTATAAAGGGTGCCGTCTCTGTAGGCCGACAGCATGTCCGTCAGGATCTGCCCGTATTCATGCCAGATCTCTTTCCAGGAATGTGTCCTTTCTGCATATTGCTGCAGGGCCCATATTAACCACAGCGATGCGTCTGCCGTATTGTACAGGGCATTGTCACAATAGCCATTGTTGGGTAGGAGCCCTTTTCTGATCTGCGTAGTATAGCTGTTCATTATTTCTTTGAACAGGTGCGTCTTTCCGGTGGCCAGGGTTAGTCCGGGCAGTGAGATGCAGGCGTCTCGTCCCCAGCTGTTAAACCAGTAGTATCCAGCTTTGACCTTACCGTTGGCGATGAATTGTTCCGCAGCCTGCAGCAGATGTTCTTTTAATGTATATGGCCTGGCCACTGTGTTGTGTAACTGGCTGAAACGCTTACGGATGACGGACATAGACTGGACCTGAAAGCCGGCAGAGAAGACCACTGTCTTTCCGGGGGAGAGCGTCATATCAAAAAAGCCGGGTGAGTAAAGGTCTTCGCGGAATTCATATCCACGGTCCTGTTCGCGGGGATATTCAATATTAAAATACCAGTATCCCTCCGGCTGAAACTTTCCGTCCGTGGTTTGCATAAAGAGTTTACTATAGCCCTCATATAGCTTCATGCCGATGCCTTTGGAGACGCGGTTAACCTGTATGTCGGCTACTGTATTGGCGTGCGTAAGACAGTGCATATTCCTGAAAGCCAGCATGGGTCTTAACTGCAATCTTAGTGGTGTTGTTCCGGCAAGGTGTGTATAGCGGATCATCAATGCGCCGTTTTTGTCCATCAGCAGTTCCTTCAGGATAGTATTATCCTGAATCTGGTACCACCATTGAGGAAGAGGGTTTGCGGCAAATGCGACCAGGTTAGGTTGCGCCTGCGGGGTTGCACCTGCATAGTAATGAAAGTATAATGGGTGTGTGTTGTTTTCGTATATGATGGTTTCATCCAGTGAAGATAGCAGTACATAGTTATCTCCGTCCGCGAAAGCCTGCGGCGCTACCATCAGTCCATGATATTTCCTGGTGTTGCATCCGGAAATGGTACTCGCAGCCCATGCGCCTGAAGGAGCAGCAACCAGGTATTCCCTGGTTGCTGAGAAGTTCAGGTCCTGCATGAGTGGCGCATGAAAGCAATCGTAAATCATACAAACAGGAATTAAGGTGCAATGACAAGTTCGTCTTTTACGTCAGTCACACCGGGTGTAGACCATACCGCATTCTCTACTTCGCGTCGTTCTCCCCAGGAGCGTACCTTTCCTCTCAGCGTTACACGATGACCTTCCGTAATGATGTTAATAGAGGAGGCTTCCACTTCCGCACTCCGTTCCAGCGCCTTTTTAATGGTTTCTTTCACAACATTTTGAGCCGGTGCTGGTTTGAGGCGTATCAGGTTGGTAATACCTTTGACTCCCAGCAGGTCTTTTGTGAGATTTTCAGCGGCCTGTTTCTGATACTGCCATTCCAGTTCACCTTCCAGTGTAATCCATGCATCTTCTACCTTGATGGTCACCCTGTCTTTGGGGACAACAGTGCTCCAGGATAACGCATTGAGGGCTGCATGTGCAATGTCAAGATCAGTTTTTCCTTCGCCATTAAAAAAATGGATATCTATTTCCATTGCTACTGCTTTCACGTCTTTGACACGTTTGGCGGCTTTTTCAGCGGCGAGTTTTTTGGTATAGCTATTGACAGTACCGCTGAGCGTTACGACACCGTCATTGACAGACACGCCGATCTCCGATGATTCCAGGGTTGGATCCCAGAACAGTTCGTCCTGTACATCCTGCTGTAGTTGCAGATCTGTTTTCATAAAATGAACATTTATGAGGTGAACAATCATTTATGCTTTACAAATTACTTTGCTGTCATCAGCAGATCAATGACCGTAGTTCCTTTCTGTGGTGATTTACATCCATGGCCGGCTATAACGCTGATCATTGATTTACTACGTCATTTCGGAGACCTTCATATACTAAAATAACTGTTATGAAACCGACCTTCACACTTAGGGCAGGTAGTATCAGTATCGGCATACACTGGACGTTGCTCACGCTGATCGGGTGGATATTGATCATTGACGGGTTATCAGGCAAGACCCCGATGCATACCTTATGGACGTTGCTGGCACTGGCCGGTATTTTTGTATCCGTTATACTACATGAACTTGGACATATGCTGATGGCCAGGTATTTTGGAATTCCGGTCACAGATATTGTACTGCTACCAATCGGTGGGGCCATAAAACTTAAAAGGCAACCTGTTAATCCCCGTCAGGAGATCCTGATCAGTCTGAGCGGACCGGTGGTAAGTCTGCTGATTGGACTGATCATGATACCGTTCCTTCCTGACGCACGTCCTATCTGGAAGGCAATACCGCTGTTTATGCGGTCAGGAGGTGTAAATTTTCTGTTCCTGATGCACGCCGTCAATCTGTTGATCGCCCTGATAAATATGATCCCTGCTTTTCCTATGGATGGGGGGCGTATACTCAGGGGAATACTCGAAATATTTACGGCACCAATGAAAGCTACCAGTATCGCTATATGGGTAGGACGTATTGTCGCTCTGCTGTTCATTGTTTCTGGGATGCTGAATATGAATGTCCTGCTGATAGCGACAGGAATATTTTTGTTGTTGCAGGGAACTTTTGAAAAACGTGATGCCCTTATCCGGGCGGGTTTATCCGGGATCGCATTACGGGATATGCTTGTGCATGACTATCGTGTTATCCCGGCGGGCATGTCGCTGAGAGAGGCGCTTGTGCCGTTAACAGATTACCGTCAGCCGTATTTCGTCATCGTTGATGGAAGCAGACCGGTAGGCGTGATCAGTCGTGTAACAATGCTGAATCATATTGACAGGCGTAATATTGACCGGGCTGTTATTGACCTGCTGGAAGAAAGTCATCCGGCACTCGATATCAGTTTATCTGCGGTGGCTGCCTGGGATGAACTGCCGGCAGAAACAGACCTGATTGTTCCGGTCACCTCAAACGGTGAGCTTACAGGTGTGATAAGCCGCGATGCGGTGCTGGAATATCTGATGCTGCATGAGCAGGGCGCTGCCCTGGAAGAAGTATATGGCTAGTAGTCGTGTTGTATGATAATCGCGTATAATTTTTCGAGCAATAGCACAAGCAATGTTTTCAATAAAGGGAACGCGATCGCTGCGATCAGTGTTGCGATAATATAGGAGAACAGCATGATGCTCATCGGTATGTGTCGCTGTTCAGACAGGCGTAATTTGCCCGGAGTAAGTTCGTAATACATAACATGGCAATTTATTGGTATTGAATGTAAACCGGGCTCGGATACAAGGCAATTACTTCCGCTGGCTCCATGATCCGTTTACCGGTTTGGGGATCGACTTTATAGAATAGTTTGAATCCGGTGAACTGTACAGGTTCTCTTGACACAAATCCTTTATAACTGTCTATTTTTTTAGCAGGAGACCCGAAACCATCCATATTGATCACTACCTGCACTTCGGGTACTACCCTGATATTTTTGTAGTTGGTCAGCATTGCCTGTGTGAACCGGTGAACAACCAGTACTTTTGGCGGCAGGTGATATCTTTTGACAATGCCAGCCAGAAATGATATGGCATAATTGATCTCTGCGGCGTCAAAAGTGCCGATAGTAGTACAGGGCACTGCTTTATTTTTCATGGAGTATTCAGGATCTATGCCCAGGTGTACCCCTGGCATTCTCAGGTAAGGCTCGAGTGGCGGCAGTTCTTCCTGTAAGGTACTGAGGCCCACCTGCACGTCAAAGAATAGAAGCAGGTGGTTGTCCGCCGCCATACTAACCGCTTTGTCGAGCTGTGTTACCGGCATCCGCAGCCGGTATTTTCCTGACGTACCAGGTTGACTTTGCGCCGTTACGGCAATGTAATGCAGCGCAGGTAGAACCGGCAGTACCGTATCTGCGCTTTGCCATCTTGCAGCTTCCGCCTTCAGCCTGGTCAGCATTTCCTGTTCCGGTATGCCAAGCACCCCCATAGCCGGCGTATAAAAGTTGCCGTAGTAAGCCAGTATCCTGTTATAGGGAAGGATCGCCCGTGGCAGCGGTTCCTCCTTGTCTACAGGCCATTTGTCGGAAGGTTTGTTATGTACGAGATGCAGCAGCCTTTGCTGATAGACAGTGCTGTCTGCGGTAATACCAATGGGAGTTACCGTATCCGGGTTAATATAATCAGTATAGGATATACCTGCATCGTTCGCATTGCAGGATTGTAGTAGACTCCATAGACATGCACCTGCGGCTGCTTTGTTTAAAACCTGCATCATACACATTTTTATCTGAAATTAACAGATACCTGACAGCTTTCAGATGATATGACGATACTGGCGGGATGATCATTGTCAGGTAAAGGTGGTAGAAAATTACTGGTCATTGTGATCACCATCATTGATGAAGTCCTGGCTTGGATGTTATTTTGAATATCCACAACCAGCTTACCACATGAAACACATCTGTCTATATTTCCAGTTACATCAGCCATTCAGGCTCAGAAAATACTCTTTTTTCAGCATAGGCGGTGACGATCTGTATTTTGATGATGTGCAGAACAGAGAGATCATTCAGCGCGTGGCACGGAACTGCTACCTGCCATTCAATCAGCTGCTCCTGCAACTGATTATCAGTACCGGGTATCAGTTTCGGGTTAGTTTTTCGCTCAGTGGTACTGTTATCAGTCAGCTACAAGTCTATGCACCGGAGGTGCTGGCAAGTTTCAGGGCCCTGGTGGATACGGGCTGTGTAGAGTTGCTGGGAGAAACGTCCGCGCATTCGCTGGCAGGTATTATCAGCGAGAGGGAGTTCCGCAGACAGGTGACAGCGCACAAGCACCTTGTCCGTCAATTATTTGGACAGATGCCGCAAACTTTCCGCAATACGGAACTTATATATGCAGATCAGCTGGCGCCGGTGGTACATGACCTTGGCTTTGATACGATCCTTGCAGAGGGTACATCCGGTATACTGGAGTGGCGGAGTCCCGATTATATGTATGCTGCTGAGAGCTGTCCGGCTGTAAGGTTGTTACTGAAGAACGGGCGGCTAAGTGACGATATTGCATTCCGTTTTTCCGACAGCTCCTGGAGCGGATGGCCGCTTACAGCAGCTACTTATCTGTCCTGGCTGAATGCTATTTCCGGAGATGCGCCGATCATCAATCTGTTTATGGATTATGAAAGTTTTGGGGAACATATCCCGCAGTCATCCGGCATTTCCGGGTTTATGGAAGCGTTTATATCTGGTGCAATATCAGCCGGTTATACCTTTGTTACACCACAGGAAGCGGGCGCTCTGCTGCCGGTCAGTTCCACACTTTCTTTTCCTGCCTATACGTCCTGGGCCGATACCGAAAAGGACCTGAGTGCGTGGCTTGGAAATGATATGCAACGGGAAGCCTTTC
The DNA window shown above is from Chitinophaga agri and carries:
- a CDS encoding response regulator, which codes for MTTILLIEDNADVRENTAEILELANYKVLTAADGKSGVQLAEAHKPELIICDLTMPGLDGFGVLHLIGKKPDLRTVPFIFLTARTERSDIRKGMDMGADDYITKPFDPVELLNSIESRLKKAATLKETSLQGINGVDSLLNMVSAEQSISALKEGRNIMKHKKKQCVYQEGNHPSCLFYIIKGKVKAYKRNDEGKELITGLYSTGDFFGYAPLLEDTTYKENAETMDDTELAIIPRKDFDELTGSNPQVVQRFIKLLANNIAEKETLLLGIAYNSLRKKVADAILSVCRKYNPSGIDGFGIDISRENLAAVAGVAKESLIRTVGDFRNEKLLDIKEGFIYVTNARKLADLSN
- a CDS encoding Hsp20/alpha crystallin family protein, whose amino-acid sequence is MSTNLAKTSPLFPAFFDDMFKPWKDLFDTNGGRSWTATVPAVNVTEEKDAFKLSLAAPGMRKEDFNVDVEGDMLTISAEKEEKKESSDEKVSREEYNYSSFSRSFRLPETVKRDSIGALYQDGVLKVTLPKKEEARKNGETKKIDVH
- the glgP gene encoding alpha-glucan family phosphorylase; this encodes MDTAGNEYLTPDHLFEISWEVCNKVGGIHTVVSTKAGILQENLKDRYILIGPDLLNGNGQAASFTEDRSLFPVWRDKMAAEGWRIKTGRWNIPGTPLVILVDFTSLYPSKDDILAHLWNTYRLDSLSGQWDYIDPALFGYAAGQIIESLYQPHINASEHIVAQFHEWMTGTGILYLEEHAPQIATIFTTHATVLGRTLSGAGQPLSGHGSPASVAASYNVTSKHSLEQSAASIADCFTCVSETTARECKSFLGRYPDFITPNGFDLALATNLEQQRHTARRTLLTAAGRVMQQTLPDDCLLVLKSGRYEFHNKGIDVFIEALAALKTQTLPRTVIAFIFIPAANTGHINEHAVPGFGDHLLTHYLYAPDKDAIFRSLQEKQLNNTPDDRVKVIYAPVYLNGNDGIFNLSYYELLPGFDLAIFPSCYEPWGYPPLESLAFHVPALTTSLSGFGQAASELPAETRMAITILDRSNVHDTALNISAHIMSFLQRSPAMVNDLRENAGMIAAHFRWETLLEKYLEAYNFALHKSRKREGLYHDKPQATPLQIQTNNNASATWHEINISASFPSALAPLLRLSKNLWWSWHSDAGALFQQIDPMLWEQCREDPLRMLHNLSYEQLDALTRNHDFLNDMRQQEKAFDLYMHTPQQDGPNVAYFCMEYAIHAACRIYSGGLGVLAGDFLKTASDMGVRCIGIGLFYRHGYFRQQFSDDGKQIASPEHLDPSHLPFEQVRDAKGDQLFLHFSFPGRTVYAQVWKMQIGKVPLYLIDTDVSKNTAADRQITSRLYPSDKELRLQQEIILGMGGIRLLTALGVTTDVYHCNEGHAGFMAIERIAQLILQHQLSLESAYEVVKASQLFTTHTSVPAAMDSFPETMLRPYFSSLTASCYISWQEFMALGSKDTRQPQEDFSMFYLAARTAQEINAVSRKHRDVSGKLLQSVWPDYQTAELPVSYVTNGIHLPSWLAPEWKTILAGCGIDMTTGKGDWEHIQHIPEEKVWSVRQQIKKRNIAAIRQLLMKQLAQHHSSPEKVAGVMALLQPDTMFIGFARRFTPYKRSTLLFHHWEQLKKILDDQRPVVFLFSGKAHPDDAAGLNMLQQVINHTENPHILFLEDYDLDISRLLVQGTDLWLNLPVRNREACGTSGMKALMNGVLQFSTPDGWWAEHYDAASGWALTYEYLYKEEEKQNEIDAAQVYSMLYHEIIPLFFRRNEKGIPSEWVQKIKNGIALSGQALCMNRMMEQYGQYYKKLAERGLIMRNNNYACARSLAVWKEKVRDCWDNVHIVNVGQDKSVPFTATAGGKMPVSVVADIGSLTVDDIGAEVLFTPKHGSQARFFKQELLACCQHGQELTLAADIPLRLSGEYNYTFRLYAKNHFLLYHTDMPFIKWA